From the Candidatus Angelobacter sp. genome, the window TTTCGGTTCGGCCAGTGCGAGCCGTTTGATCTTGTCCGTGGCGAGGTCCTTGGGACCTTCAATCGTGGCCCCGCCCTCGGCGGCCACGACAATGACCAGCGAGTTCGACAGCCGGCTTCTGCGGGTTCCCTTGAGAATCAGCCCTTTCTTTTCCAGCCCGTCCATCTTCGCTTCGTCGGCGGAGAAGAATATGTCGGCGGGCGCGCCTTCTTCAATCTGGCGCGCGAGCGTACTGGATGCGCCAAAACTGAAGACGACCTTGTCACCGCTCCTTTTTTCATAAACGGCGGCGATTGCCTTCAGCGAATCAGTCAGGCTCGCGGCGGCGAAGACAGTAACCTCGGCAGCAAAAATGTTCACCGTTGCGAGCGTGACGATGGCAAAAATGAAAATGCCAGACGCGGCTTTCGAGGAGGAAGATTTCATCATGTTTGTTTTGGGTCGCGACGCCTAAAAAGCTCCTGTTCGATAAAAGCGTTGAGCGTTGGTCGGATACGGGTCGAGAACGGTCAGGTGGGTTGTTGTGATTTGAGGGGCGATGTTCGTCAGTGTAAGCCAGGTGCCCGAAGTCAGTGAATCCCGGTATTGAACGGTGCGC encodes:
- the modA gene encoding molybdate ABC transporter substrate-binding protein, producing the protein MMKSSSSKAASGIFIFAIVTLATVNIFAAEVTVFAAASLTDSLKAIAAVYEKRSGDKVVFSFGASSTLARQIEEGAPADIFFSADEAKMDGLEKKGLILKGTRRSRLSNSLVIVVAAEGGATIEGPKDLATDKIKRLALAEPKTVPAGIYAKEYLQKQNLWPAVETKVVPTENVRGALAAVEAGNVEAGIVYKTDAAISKKVKVACEIPVKDGPAISYPVAVVKESRQLAAAKKFLQYLNSKDAAKIFRKSGFIVRE